The Candidatus Hydrogenedens sp. genome contains the following window.
TACCTGTCCAGATACTTGAATTTTATAATTTCCGTTCTTTTCTATCGTTTGAATATCCATGTACATTATTTAACCTTTCTTAAATGCTTTTCGTCGTGCCCTTAATACAAGGCAGTTTTCACCATTCTCGTTTACATGAAAAGAAACCTCATCAAAGGCTCGTTTTAATATAATAAGCCCGAGACCATGAGGTTTAAGTTTTTCTGGTGTTACATCGTTTCTTTTTTCTCTAATCAGAAAATCTTTAGGGGGACAGTTTCCACAATCTTGTAATTCAAATTCCAACCAAACCGTTCCTAACCGCGCAGACAAATGAATAATCCCCGACTTTGCCCCATGATAAGCATGCCGAATGCAATTCGTACAGGCTTCATCCAGTCCTAACACAATATCATCAATCCTTTCCTTTGAAAAATGAGCCATCTCA
Protein-coding sequences here:
- a CDS encoding ATP-binding protein, encoding MHDDFTITFRSHPKLLKPVRALVRNYLEMAHFSKERIDDIVLGLDEACTNCIRHAYHGAKSGIIHLSARLGTVWLEFELQDCGNCPPKDFLIREKRNDVTPEKLKPHGLGLIILKRAFDEVSFHVNENGENCLVLRARRKAFKKG